CGGCGGATGCGGCTTTTCACGCTGCTACACTCCGTTATTTTAATCCGGTTGGCGCCCATGCGAGCGGATTGATCGGCGAAGATCCGAGCGGCATACCGAATAACTTGATGCCCTTCATCTGTCAGGTGGCGGTCGGCCGGCGTCCGTATCTGAATGTTTTTGGCAACGACTACCCGACCCGCGACGGCACCGGGGTGCGTGACTATCTGCATGTGGTTGATTTGGCCCGCGCCCATGTGTCGGCCCTTGAATATTTATTTCGAGCGGAGCGCAGCCTTCTGGTGAATCTCGGGACCGGTCATGGCGCCAGCGTTTTGGAGCTTGTTCATGCCTTTGCACAGGCAAGCGGATGTGCGGTGCCATTCAAAATTGCCGATCGTCGCCCTGGCGACGTGGCAATGTGCTATGCTGACCCGACTTTGGCGCAAAAATTACTCGGCTGGCGGGCCGAATACGATGTCTTGCGTATGTGTACTGATGCCTGGCGCTGGCAGCAACAGAATCCGCATGGATACAGCAAAAGTTGATAATTTCTGCGAATATCCATATAAGGTTAAGAGTCTTAAAGAACCTATTGAGCAGGCTGTTTGCGCTTTGAAAGATCTGGGTATCTGTTCACCGAAATTTGACACTTTCAAAGACATGAATTATTTATTATCAGTAACTTAGCGCAACCGACAACCACTTTTTTATACTACAACGCTGTTGGTCGGGAACTGTCTTGAATCTTTTTGATTGGCCTAATCCGCTGTTGTCCTGTTGTTGATTTAGTGGTATCTTCCTCCCCCAGCTTTCTAACCTGGAGGGCATATTGATGCTAAGAGAACAGGCTAAAGTTTTTAATCGTCTCTCGGTTTTTTCCGATTCATGTACTGTCCTTTGTGCATTTATTGTTGCCTATTATCTGCGCAGTTACTTCATTGGCAGTGATCACAACACGCTCCGGGAAAACCTGTGGACCATCTCTATTATTGTGCCAGTCTGGTGCTTTCTGCTCTTTCATCATCATCTTTATTCATCGATCCGTCGTTTAAGTTATTTTGACATCCTGGCCAAGCTGGTCAATGTTCACATTTTTGGTGGCATCGCCGTTACTTCCATTTTTTATTTGTTAAATTACGATTTTTTTAGACGAGGTTTCTTTTTGCTGTTTATTGGAACAGCCTTTGTGTTTTGCGTGATTGAAAAATGTTCGCTTAAATTTGTACTTAATCGCCTGCGAAAGAAGGGGTTCAATTCCAGAAATTTACTGATTGTTGGTTCCGAGAAAAAAGCAGAGACATTTATCTCTTTGGTCAAAGAACACGAAGACTGGGGCCTGAAAATTGTCGGATTTGTTCAAGCACAAAACGCCGGAGCCAAAGAGTTTATGTGTGGCTATCCGGTTCTTGGGCAAATAGGTCAGCTGATGGATGTTTGTAAGAGTCAAACGGTTGACGAGGTTGTTTTTTGTTTGCCGCGACCCAAGGAACTGACCATCAATGTTGAAGAATATCTACGAGACTTAGAGGTGCTTGGGATAACGGTTCGTATGGTATTGGGTGACTATGACGTTTATAAAAGCCGTCGTGAACTCAGCCTTTTTCACGAGCGCATCCCGATTCTGACCTTCCATTCCAAGGCGTTCGACGCACAGCAACTGTTTTACAAGAGAGTGCTGGATATTGTTGGCGCGTTGGTCGGGCTGACGATCAATCTGGTCATTTTTCCTTTTCTTTACATTGCAATTAAACGGGATTCCCCCGGACCGATCTTCTTCAGTCAGGAGCGGGTCGGCGTAAACGGTCGGATCTTCATGTGCTGGAAGTATCGTTCGATGTATATCGACGCCGAGGAGCGTAAAAAAGATCTCCTCGACCAAAATGAGATGAACGGGGCGATTTTCAAGATTGAAAATGATCCCCGCATTACAAAAGTCGGACACCTTTTGCGTAAGACCAGTCTGGACGAGTTGCCGCAGTTTTGGAATGTGCTTAAAGGGGAAATGAGTCTGGTCGGGACGCGTCCGCCAACTCCCGCCGAAGTTGCCGAGTACGAGGACTGGCACCGTAAACGCATTGTCATCAAACCAGGAATTACCGGTATGTGGCAGGTTAACGGCCGCAATCAGATCACCGATTTTGACGACATTGTCCGTCTTGATCTTAAATATATCGATCACTGGAGTTTTTGGCTGGACATTAAGATTCTGTTGAAAACAGTCAAGGTCGTGTTGTTCCGTGAAGGAAGTTGTTAGCGAAGTATGAAGGGATATTTTCGATGAAAATTGCCATTGTCGGCACTGGCTATGTAGGGCTGGTGACGGGCACCTGTTTTGCCGAGATGGGCAACACGGTCTATTGTGTTGACTCTGACCAGATGAAGATTGCCAGCCTCTGTGCCGGGAAAATTCCGATTTACGAACCGGGGCTGGATGCGCTGGTGATCAATAATCATGCGAACGGGCGCCTGAAGTTCACTACCTCCCTGCCTGAGGCGATGGCTGATGCAGAGGTTTACTTTATCGCGGTCGGCACCCCGCCAGGGGCGGCAGGCGCAGCCGATTTGTCTTTTGTGCTCGGGGTTGCCGCCGAGATCGGTCGTCACCTGGCCGGTTATGCGGTAATCGTTGACAAGTCAACCGTT
Above is a window of Desulfuromonadaceae bacterium DNA encoding:
- a CDS encoding sugar transferase, coding for MLREQAKVFNRLSVFSDSCTVLCAFIVAYYLRSYFIGSDHNTLRENLWTISIIVPVWCFLLFHHHLYSSIRRLSYFDILAKLVNVHIFGGIAVTSIFYLLNYDFFRRGFFLLFIGTAFVFCVIEKCSLKFVLNRLRKKGFNSRNLLIVGSEKKAETFISLVKEHEDWGLKIVGFVQAQNAGAKEFMCGYPVLGQIGQLMDVCKSQTVDEVVFCLPRPKELTINVEEYLRDLEVLGITVRMVLGDYDVYKSRRELSLFHERIPILTFHSKAFDAQQLFYKRVLDIVGALVGLTINLVIFPFLYIAIKRDSPGPIFFSQERVGVNGRIFMCWKYRSMYIDAEERKKDLLDQNEMNGAIFKIENDPRITKVGHLLRKTSLDELPQFWNVLKGEMSLVGTRPPTPAEVAEYEDWHRKRIVIKPGITGMWQVNGRNQITDFDDIVRLDLKYIDHWSFWLDIKILLKTVKVVLFREGSC
- a CDS encoding GDP-mannose 4,6-dehydratase yields the protein ADAAFHAATLRYFNPVGAHASGLIGEDPSGIPNNLMPFICQVAVGRRPYLNVFGNDYPTRDGTGVRDYLHVVDLARAHVSALEYLFRAERSLLVNLGTGHGASVLELVHAFAQASGCAVPFKIADRRPGDVAMCYADPTLAQKLLGWRAEYDVLRMCTDAWRWQQQNPHGYSKS